From the genome of Cervus elaphus chromosome 7, mCerEla1.1, whole genome shotgun sequence:
GCTGGGTCTGATCttttggcaggcaagctggcccctgagtaccctgagtggtcaggatgtcagtcacAGTGAAGAAGAGTCCCACCAGAGTCctcatttgttgcaggaagggggaccccttccagggcccgaaactgggctcttgtctaacactcggaaatgaactgtccgaggagacacatctgctgacaaagcaagaaattttattgggaaaggggaccagggtggagagcagtagggtaagggaaaCCAGAACAGCTCTGCCATGTAGCTcaaagtcttgggttttatggtgatggaatTCGTTTCCGGGTTCTCTTTAGCCAAtccttctgactcagagtccttcttgGTGGTGCACACCttattcagccaagatggatgccagagaggattctgggatgtggttggacatgtggtgtctccttttgacctttcctgaactcttccggttgggggtggcttattagttccgtgttccttacgaggacctcctgttgtaaaacaactcatgcaaatggttacgatggtgcctggccagggtaggCAGTTTCAGTcactgtgcttcccctaacattagTAAGACCAGGACAGGGAGCTGAATTCAGCCCTTCTGGCTGCACGTTCTAAGCTTCCCCAGTTGAACTGATGGATCCAGAGTCTGACACAAGGATTGAAATTCTGGGTGTGTGAGGCCATTATGATCAGTTGGCTCCATCTGGAATTGATCCAGGTCTTGTAGGCTAATAGGctctggggaaaagaaaaagaaataaataactgaCCAACTGGTTGCAGAATAATGCTTTTCATTCCCTCAGAGATTCTCCTTCAGTTGCTTCAAAGTTAGATTCTGCCTTCCTCTGAGGGAAGAACACACCTGttctttttttgcattcttttcccCAGCTCTTGCTGAACTCCTCCCCTGACTCCATCAACACCATCACCTGTCCCTGCTGCCATCATTGTCCGCGACAGGGACAGAAGTCGCAGGACACAAGGACAAGATCCAGGAGTGAAAACCCAAGGCCTTTCCGCCTTGAACCCAGATCCATTCGCTAACGCAATGCAAGGCTCCCTCACAGACAGGACCCAGCTCCATGTTCCTCCAGCCCAggagtggacacacacacagctcctttCTCTCCTCATTTCTTGGCCTTCTCACCCACACAAGTACCTGCTCCACCGCCCAGTTCCACCTCAACCCTGACCTCCACCTCCtgcagctcccctccccctcgCCCCCAGCCCTGAGCCAGCAGCTCCGAACTGGAAAGCCCATCCGGAGGCCCAGGGGACAGCAGCCCTGTCTAGGAACACTGGGCTGCCCCGGACTCTCCCCCTGACTGGACCCTGGAGCACTGCTGGCCTCGCCCCAACCCTCACTCTCCACCCAAGCTCCTAGGCTACACTTGGCCTTTCCTGCTCCTTCCTGGGAATCCCATCTCCACTCCaagtgctgggctgggctgaggcAGACCAGGCCCTCCTGTCTTGCTCAGCCAGGGAGTCGACCAGGACCCGTCCTCACTACCTGCAGAGGATCTGCTTTTCAATGTGGATTGGGGTTCTTGAGAACTTCCCCAGAATGAGGCTGTACCTGGCCCCCTCTGCACCCTGGGACTGCCATCCCATCCTCCACCTCCCAGCAGGAGCGCCCCATTTGAATTCCTGTTTCATTCAGTATGCATGGAATCCTATTAAGGTTTGCCACCTGAAATCATAAACAATTTTATTGAACACTAAAAAATTCAAAAGTGATTTTGAGATGATTTTCAGTTTTCCTGGCAAATGCCCCAATACATACAAGACAACCATTTATGACCCAGAGGAACCAGAATTTATGTTCCCCAGATAAGAGCAGGAGAAACTACAGATCTGCTGGGTCCCTGCTCTGGGTGCTACATGGACAGAGTCTGCTGCTGTGAGAACTAACCATCCCTGTATGCCCAGGCCAAAGGCTGACTGAAAAGAGAATTAGGTTTGGGGATTAGAAGTCATGCTCCCAACAAGGCAAATGACACAGAAGAAGTGGCCTCGACAGAAGCCGAGCCTCTGCCACCTTTTTCCTGTTCCACGTTCTGCCTTTGCTCTTTGCCACACACAAAGCtctgcttctcttttcctctcccctcaACCCACTCGATGATGGAGAAGTCAAAGTGACCATCCCTTCCTCCAAATTAACAAGGCAGTGACCACCACGAGCAAGGGAACTGACTCAGGGGGCAGGGTGAGGCCACGGAGCGCAGACCCAGTGCCCTGCTCTAAAGAGCCCTTGGACTGTGTCCCAAGGGGCTAGGTaggaaaaacctggaaatagGATAAAATCAGTGACCCCAGTTGCCTGACGATTGACTGGTCTCCTTCCTCAAATGGTCAAGGGATATCTACCAGTCCTCCATATTATGGGGAAGGAGAGCCCAGCTAGCATGGGGACACTTGATGGGAACCTGAGAAAGGTGCAGGCTGGGAGTGATCCAGCAGACACTCAACTCAGAAGATAGTTCATGGAGGAGGAATTTGAGAGGCTGCAAGACATCTCTAAGTGGGGCCTGGCAAGGGCACATCACATGCAGTTTGAGCCTTATGATTCTTTCACTTGGATTCTGAATAATGACGGAAAACCTGGAGGGGAGAAATGCAGACAGGCACTTAGGTCATTGCCTTTCCTCTGAACTCCTCTTCAGGTTTTTATCCCCTCCTCACCAGGTACAGACACTTTACTAAAGATTCTCTCTGATTCCTGGATCACCTAGACGCTCCCAACCAGCACATAATCCAACACATGCTCCCCAGACAAGCCGCAGTGAGCctgacagaaaacaaagagagcTGAGAACAGAGCAGGGAGCCTAAATCCTCATCGCTGCCGAATCTCACCCAGAGCACCCCCGCCCAGATTTCTCACCTGGCCTCGCAGTAGCCGATGCTGTCATCCTGTTAATACacttatagacacacacacaaaatccgaTGAGAGCAACAACAGCAAGAGCAGCAACAACAGTGATCACAATGATCCACAGTGATCTCTGGTGCACCAGGGTCTTTCCTGAAAAAGGACGTTATTATATATAACCCGGGCACCCCGGAGCCACAACCTGCTCTCCTCTCCCTGACCCTGGCCTCTGACCCTCCCAGGGTCACAATGCCCTCCAGGCTCACCCCAGTCTCACCCAAGGGTGCGAGGTGTGTACTGTGATTCCCGCTGTGTCCCACAAGGCACTTGACCCGCTGCTCCTCTCCTTGGGGAATTATTATGGTTTCCCAGGTATAGTAGGTCCCGTTCCCATCAGGCAGGACACCCCCAGACTCCTGGGTGTCCCGGCTCATGGGTTCCTCGTCCCGAAACCAGGCCACTGAGATATTCCGGGGAAAGAAGCCAAAAGCCCTGCATGTAAGGTGGACCATGCCCTCCGAGTCCTGGCGGCGGGTCACATTCACGGCTGGCGGCACTGTGGGGAGAAAGCACAGAGCCAGTGAGGCCTGCGGCCAAGCCCTGCTCCCTTGAAGGAAGACGGGGTGCACAGGGCTGCTCCTCCTCACTGTCACCTCTGGGTGAGCCCTCTTCCCCCCAGGCCTGCTCCAAGTCTGTTCTGCACCCTGGGCCCCAAGTCCTCTggcggggaaggggaggggtgggatgggactCATTCTCTTGGATCCACTGTTgatgctggggagggggctgtgaaGGGTGGGCTCCTGGGAACTAGAAGGAATTTTCTGGATCAGGCAGCCTGGGAGCCAGGGGCCCATCCCCATCTAAGGGCCTCCTCTGCTGCCTGACACCCACCTCCCCTCATACAGTTTTCTATCAGAGGACCTGCTGCACCCCTGGACGATTGTCACAGAAGCAGTTcattccccccacccacccatcttTCTACAGTGGATTTAACAGAACAGGAAAGAAACCCCAGACACCATGCCAACAGACCACATATGTGCCCAGAGGACAGGGAGGGTCTCCGTGGGCAAGTCGGGATGGGTGGCTTTAAGATCCGGGCAGAGGAAGGGTCTGGCCCAGGGTCAGTACCTGTCCTCTCCATGAAGCCCGTCCAGGATTCCAGGTAGCCCCGCAGTCTGCCACAAAGTTCTCCCTGCACGTGGGCCCAGTAATGCTTGCTTAGAAAGCCGTCTGTGTCCCAGGACTTCTCCATTTCCATGACCAAGGTCCGAGCCGAGGACTGGGGCAGGGTACATCCGTGGGCCTCCGGGTAGCAGGAGAGGAGGAGCTCCCCATCGAAGTGGAGAAGCCGGAAGCCCCGGGGGTGGCTGTCTTCACGGATCTCACAACCCACGGTCTCCTGGAGGGAATGTAAgcctgccccatccccaccccgcgAGCAGTGACTCCTCTGGTCCCGAGGGCCTCTGTTCTCCCACCCAAGTGAGAAAGTCCAGATAGAGGGCTCACCCCTGCTGCTCGCCATGTCTTCCCTGTGCTGCTGAACTCACAGACCCCaattcctcacccccacccctatcTCCAAATTCGGAGGAAAGAGGCCCATGCTCTGGGCTGCAGACCCTCCTGGAAAATGGCCCACAGCACTCTCGCCCCCTCTGCCCTCTcacctcttttctcctcctgcaggGACAGGATTTCTGCTAGAAGTTTCCTGAGCTCCTTCCAGGCCTCGTTCAAGTCCTTGGACTCTGTCTCCCATGTCTCTGCTCCCAGCCTTTCAGCCCACTGTCCCTGGGGCTCTGCCCTCCACTTCGAGTCATCAAAGTGCAGGAAGGTCTGACCATCCAGGTATCCCATAGCAAAAAATCTGGCCTGAACAAAGCCATCCCAGGACAGCACCGTAGTGTTGTAAAAAAGACTGTGGGATCCTGGGGAAGGAGGAACCACAGATGAAGCTGCTTTCTGGAGACAAGCGCACATCAGATGTTTAACAGACAAGTTCTGTGTCTGACCTACTCCAGGTGCTGAGGATGCAGAACATGCATGTGTTCAAGGGACCAGAATGAGGATTTCCATACAGGAAAAAtgggaaagagaaggagggagaggggaatggAGGAGTGGAGGAAGAAGGTGGAGATGGACACACATGTAGGACAAGTGCCAGGGCAGGGAGGCGTCGGCTCCCTAAGGGTCCAGGCAGGAGGGCAaggggagaggcaggaagagggagaggggaggtggaGTCGGAGGGAGGGAAGGGCAGTGTCAGACCCAGGACCAGAGGGATCCCTGGTTAGAGGGGGGGTCAGGTGAGATGGAGAGCTGCTGCCCCTGGTGCAGGCTCATCATGGACAAGGCGGGCTCCAGGGaggctgaggcaggaggcagaggggcctGAGGGGCTGGGCTGTGGCCCCAAGAGAGATGAAGGTGGCCAGTAACCTAGGGGAGGTGAAGGAGTGGGTCTGGGCCCAGAGTGCAAAGAGGCCTGGTGAGGCCCCGGGTGGGGGGTGTCCCCTGGGAGGAGTCAGTCCATGTGCACAAGGGTCATGGGAATTAGGAGTAGGGTGGCAAGAGAAGATAGAACTGAAGGCCAAGGTGCACACTGGGAAGCACCTACGTGGTGGGAGGGGTTGGAGGCAGTGACGTCACACCTCCACGGAGGGTCAGGGTCAGGCATCCAGCAAGCAGGGGTGGGGGCCTGGGAGAAGACTCCCTGTAGGAAAGGCCTGCTGACCAAGCAGCATAAACAAGGATTTTGGATACAAGACTGAGATAGTGAGAGCCCACTGGGGTCGTGGAACCAAAGAGAGGGTGATGAAGGCTAAGGAGGTGGGCAGTGGACCAAGGGCAGTATTCCtactgtgggggaggggaagagactGCAGAGGAGATGTGGTGAGGGCCTGGGATTGAGGGGCAAGGCATGAGCATGGCTCAGGGGTGgccaccccccacctccatcttGGGTTAAGGTaaagacagaagaggagggaCGCCCTGGGTGAGGGAGCATGAGGGTAAGGTGGAGATTCTGGGCACCAGGGGGCCTGTGATTGATGAGAACTTGGTGAGGGTCCAAGGCACTCGGACAAGGCTGGGAGCAGGGCAAGGTGCCATGGGGGGAGCTGCAGAGGGACCGGGGCTAGTGGAGGCATCTGTGGCCTGGAGAGTGGAGGAATCCAGAGGGTGAGGTTTAGGAtgcaggagtgggggaggggccgTGTTGGGTGAAAGGCCCCCTTGGATGAGGGCCAAGAGCAGGTGCTTGCACGGGGGCAGAGGTAGGAAGATGGGTGTCAGGTTGGGGACAGGTCCTCCCCCAGGGGCTGGGCACTGTGCTCAAGGCCCGGGGATCATTGGCGGGAGAGCTCCCTCGTGGTGATGATAATAGGGCATCACCTATTTGTAGCGGAAATCCATGGGTAAAAGTCATCCCAGGAAAAGTAAGGTTAGTGAAAGCTGAGGGGAGGTAGAAGCCTTGCAGGTGACCGATCCTCGCAGGAAAAGACCCATGAggggacggggggggggggggggggggggcggggagggaccTGTATCTGGAAAAGGAATGAGGGTGGGGACGCCCTAGGAAGAGCTCAGAGAACGAtagaggggagggggcagcacGGAGCGGGGAGGGCAAATCCCGAGGGGGCTCGAGGGCCAGCAAGGGAGGAGGTAAGAAGAGATTCAGTTGTGGGACCACAGGCACAGCGGAAAATTAGAGTTCACgttagtgggggaggggggagtaagggaggaggggaggagagaccaCGGAAACCGCAGGAAGAATCCTTTGGTCCCAAAGCCTTCAAACCTAACCTCCGTCAGTGATTCAGGAGCCGCCACAGTGCCCATAGCAGTAGGAAGAGTGTGGATGGAGCTTGCCCCTTCCAAGAGGCCGGTCACTAGAAGATGGGCCCTAACTCTCGGGGCTGAGGACCCTTAACGCCGCCTGCCTGGAAACTCCTTGTTTCCGGCGGCCAGAAAAAAGAGACAGCAGAGCTAAGAATAGGAGAGGGCAGCTTTCAGGGGCCGAAGAGGGCGCCCCACAGACAGCTAAGAAGTGATCGCCTGAGCCTGGGACCTGGAAGAAACTTGGGCGCCATTCAAGAGAGCttcggggcgggggaggggtggggaggtgagaCGGTGGGGGGGAGCGACAAGGAGCGGGGTGGGGACCAGGCTGCCTTGTCAATCAGGGGAATCTGAGGACCGAGACATGTGATGAGGAGGAAACCCGGGGAGGGCAGGTAGGGCAGGGAGAGCAGAGGATAGGAACTGGAAAGAGACTGAGGAGCGGGATGCAGCGCTCGCCACACACCGAGTGAAGTTCCCGGCCGCTCCTTGACCttacaccccaccccacccccggccctcaccttcctcccactcccccaacTCCTCTATTCGCCCAACCCCGCCGCAGTTGAGACGGTCCCCGCGACCCTCACCGAATCCCATCGAATACTAACCACACGGACCCCTGAAACTACCCCGGGCTCCGTCCGGACTGAGACCTCAATGAACCCCACTCACCGGCGGCTGTACCCAGGAGCACAAAAAAGGCAGCGCCGGCTGGAAACGACCAGACAAGAGAGAGCCCCATGGCCCAGATCATGTCTCCCTGCCAGAGGCTCCGGGACCGCACAAAAGCTGGCGGACCCGAGAAACCGCGGCGGCGAACAGAGCTGGAAGTAGGGCTGACAAATCcattcctgcccctggccccgccccggccccgccccggccccgccccccggtTCTGCCGCCGGTTCTGCCGCCGGTCCTGCCCCCGCTCCATTATAGCAGTTCCCTCCGCTCCTCCTtggcgaatcccatggaaggaggagcctggtaggctacagtccacccggtcgcaaagagtcggagacgactgagctacttcacttcacttcacttccgcCGCTCAGTTGTACTCTGCCTCTCATTACTAACCATTCCACTAAGATCCTTATACAATACTTTTGTTGTGGGCCCAAATGTCATGCCTCAGAAAGTTTTAACATTTCTTAGATTTCGCATCATTTTTGTTAATTACTTTGACCATCATAATTTACTTAGCAGGTCAGAGATTGGGTCCTTTCCCATGCCAGAGAGATTCTTTTTCACTGCTAAAGCTCAGAAGTGATAGGAGGCATAGAGTGGATGGagtctgcctcccagtgcagggaacatgcGTTCCATCTtgctctgggaagactccacaggcccgggagcagctgagcccctgtaccaactgggcttccctggtggctcagacggtaaagcgtctgctgtaattcaggagacctgggttcgacccctgggtcgggaagatcccctggagaaggaaatggcaacccactccagtactcttgcctggaaagttccatggatggaggagcctggtaggctacagtccatggggtcactaagagtcggacacgactgagccacttcactggttcaccacaactactgaacgcCCCCTCCTCGCTCTAGACCAGCTCCcggcaactagagaagcccccagtgcagcaacaaagactcagggcaatcaaaaataaataaataaatgagtagtgAAGGTATAGACAGGCAGATGGAAGCCAGCTCTCCTGACAGCTAGACAAGCCCTTTCCTCAGTCTTCTTTCCAAGACTTACTGGGTGTGGCTGCTCCAGCAAGCTGGTTCACTTAGGTgaaccctctccctctccccccaaaGAATTTTAATACTAACGTTAACATGCTGTTTGTTTTCCAGCTCGGGATGATTGTAATGAGAGATAATGCCAACTACTCTGGTGGGTAGTAGGCCTCCAGATTTGGGGGGCTCGCCTGGATTTAGCCCTGGCTGCCTCCTCCCCCAGCACACGTCGCAGCTAGTCCGGTATACCAAGTGCTTTTCCTCCGCCCACCCGGCCTCCAGACTCCCCTGCTTTGCTCTATAAACTACtttatctccatttttcttttgtacCTCTGGACTCACCAGCACACGGGCCTCCTTCTCTCCGCAGACCACTACAGGGTcgggaaaggaaacagaaaacgaCCCGAGAGTTGGGACCTTACATAATCCAGGGCGGGGCTCGGCAAACCCTCAGAAGATCGCCCCTCCCCTCTAACTCTGGCTTAAAGGGAAGTATGCTGTtcgtggattaaaaaaaaaaaaaaaaaaaaggcagaatgaaGGAATTTATGGGCAGGTTGGGAGAGGAGTGAGCTGCATTTAGGTTTCTGGTTCTGAAACTGCTCAACAATGAACATCTGCAGGCTGCAGGCTGTGAAAACGCAGATCTGTCCGGGTCCACGGAAATTCCCACTTGAATGTCCGAAGGGAGATACCGGAACCCGACTTATTTCAAGCACTCTCTAGGTCGATTCTGAAGAGGTTTTTCCCGAGCCCCCGAGCCCACGGGGCCGCTCTTGAATTCTAGGATCCAAGTACATTCCCCACCGCCTCGCGTCGCCCCGGGAAGGAAAGAGTCCGCCGCGGAGCTGGCCTTCGAATCCCGTCCCGCCCACCTCAGAGGAAAGCAGAAACGGGAtccaggaaaacacacacaccgAGGTTCTGTCAACGTTAGGGAGGAAACTAGACCCAGAGTGACTTTCTTCAAAGACCGGGGTGGCTTCCTGAAACGATACAATAGCTGCAGAGCCGTGCGGTGCTTCAGCCTTTGCAAAATGCCAGAGTGAGCTCTGACGGGCTTTGGTCCTTGACCGGCCCGGATGAGGGACGTGTGCTTGAAAGCCAGGGGATAAACTGTATAAGTGAGAgtggaaaaggaaggagggaaggagaaagggttgaaaaaagaaaaaaataagagaaagggagaaaaaagctaCAGGGGAGATGAATTTTTAACTGTAATTTTATGATTTCCAACATCTTTATTCTTCATCTAGATCTGTCTTTTGTTCAAGTTTGCTGTAACTGTTTGGTCTCTCTCTGAATGCATACGTAGACGGCTGTTTTTGTTACTGCCCAACCACTGGGGCCCAGTCTCTCCCTCCAGATGTGCAAGGCATAGCTCTCAGCAAAAAGACAAGGTGtcctgtttcttttgtttacCTAACAAAAGACTCATTCCAaagagatttatatt
Proteins encoded in this window:
- the LOC122697303 gene encoding MHC class I polypeptide-related sequence A-like isoform X1 gives rise to the protein MIWAMGLSLVWSFPAGAAFFVLLGTAAGSHSLFYNTTVLSWDGFVQARFFAMGYLDGQTFLHFDDSKWRAEPQGQWAERLGAETWETESKDLNEAWKELRKLLAEILSLQEEKRGLHSLQETVGCEIREDSHPRGFRLLHFDGELLLSCYPEAHGCTLPQSSARTLVMEMEKSWDTDGFLSKHYWAHVQGELCGRLRGYLESWTGFMERTVPPAVNVTRRQDSEGMVHLTCRAFGFFPRNISVAWFRDEEPMSRDTQESGGVLPDGNGTYYTWETIIIPQGEEQRVKCLVGHSGNHSTHLAPLGKTLVHQRSLWIIVITVVAALAVVALIGFCVCVYKCINRMTASATARPEPISLQDLDQFQMEPTDHNGLTHPEFQSLCQTLDPSVQLGKLRTCSQKG
- the LOC122697303 gene encoding MHC class I polypeptide-related sequence B-like isoform X2; this translates as MIWAMGLSLVWSFPAGAAFFVLLGTAAGSHSLFYNTTVLSWDGFVQARFFAMGYLDGQTFLHFDDSKWRAEPQGQWAERLGAETWETESKDLNEAWKELRKLLAEILSLQEEKRGLHSLQETVGCEIREDSHPRGFRLLHFDGELLLSCYPEAHGCTLPQSSARTLVMEMEKSWDTDGFLSKHYWAHVQGELCGRLRGYLESWTGFMERTVPPAVNVTRRQDSEGMVHLTCRAFGFFPRNISVAWFRDEEPMSRDTQESGGVLPDGNGTYYTWETIIIPQGEEQRVKCLVGHSGNHSTHLAPLEPISLQDLDQFQMEPTDHNGLTHPEFQSLCQTLDPSVQLGKLRTCSQKG